One Mangrovimonas cancribranchiae DNA segment encodes these proteins:
- a CDS encoding type III pantothenate kinase, producing the protein MNLIIDIGNTAVKIAVFKEGTLLFSSRGKVANLEEIINEIFQEYPQISQGIIASVGKLPLNVVNWLKNKINIIILNNETKLPFKNQYKTPKTLGVDRIGLISAAVEEYPNKHVLIIDAGSCITYDFVTNNAEYLGGAISPGVRMRYKAINTFTAGLPLLETKIPQHFVGNSTENSIQSGIVYGVLNEIDGFVKEYQNKYSDLTVILTGGDANFLSKQLKSSIFANSNFLLQGLNYILRFNLIE; encoded by the coding sequence ATGAATTTAATTATTGATATAGGAAATACAGCAGTTAAAATAGCTGTTTTTAAGGAAGGTACGCTACTTTTTAGTTCAAGAGGCAAAGTTGCAAACCTTGAAGAAATAATAAATGAAATATTTCAAGAGTATCCTCAAATTTCACAAGGTATTATTGCTTCAGTTGGAAAATTACCTCTAAATGTTGTTAATTGGTTGAAGAATAAAATTAATATTATTATTTTAAATAATGAAACAAAATTACCCTTCAAGAATCAATATAAAACACCAAAAACGTTAGGCGTAGATCGTATAGGGTTAATTAGTGCAGCTGTTGAGGAATATCCCAACAAGCATGTGCTTATAATAGACGCGGGAAGTTGTATCACGTACGATTTTGTAACTAATAATGCCGAATATCTTGGCGGCGCTATTTCTCCAGGGGTTCGAATGCGTTATAAAGCTATAAATACTTTTACTGCAGGATTGCCATTACTTGAAACTAAAATACCACAACATTTTGTTGGGAACTCTACAGAAAACTCAATACAATCAGGTATTGTGTATGGAGTTTTGAATGAAATTGATGGTTTTGTTAAAGAATACCAAAATAAATATTCAGATTTAACAGTTATTTTAACAGGAGGAGACGCTAATTTTTTGTCTAAACAATTAAAAAGTAGCATATTTGCCAACTCGAATTTCCTTTTACAGGGTTTGAACTATATTTTACGATTTAATTTAATTGAATGA
- a CDS encoding tetratricopeptide repeat protein, with product MKTKITLLITVLFLGLGVTKAQNEDLNTLSIMTEYTKAKNYDAAYKPFMELRERNPKYHRGIYKYGEDILDYKIENTTGAEQVAFINDLLKLWEQRATYFASKTPKGEYGAKACQLMYDYRKDLSKTDEELYECFDAAYKADPKTFTNPKSLYTYFSLMVDLYDAGKKQPAELFNKYDDVVEKVESEVSNYSEKLNKLIEKEDAGTALTSRDKSYKRYYESYLLNYDKILDAINRKLGERADCENLIPLYTKDFDANKNDAVWLQRAMSMMYQKGCTDDALFVKVVEQKNSIEPDANTAFYVGILKDKAGQSSEALKYYEQALSLETDGFKKAKLYNKIAIKLKSKGSYSKARNYFREALKLNPSNGRPHLSIAGMYASSANSCGDSSFNKRAVFWLAALEAEKAGRVDPTLKSSAAQTAANYRAKAPQKSDIFSKGNAGETIRIGCWIGASVTVPQI from the coding sequence ATGAAGACGAAGATTACATTATTAATTACCGTTTTGTTTTTAGGACTAGGAGTTACCAAAGCTCAAAATGAAGACCTAAACACACTTTCCATCATGACGGAATATACCAAAGCGAAAAATTACGACGCTGCATATAAACCGTTTATGGAACTAAGAGAAAGAAACCCTAAATATCACAGAGGGATTTACAAATACGGTGAAGATATTCTTGATTATAAAATAGAAAACACTACGGGTGCAGAGCAAGTAGCTTTTATTAACGACTTATTAAAACTTTGGGAACAAAGAGCAACGTATTTTGCTAGTAAAACACCTAAAGGAGAGTATGGCGCGAAAGCATGCCAGTTAATGTATGATTACAGAAAAGATTTAAGTAAAACCGATGAGGAACTTTATGAATGTTTTGATGCGGCTTATAAAGCAGATCCTAAAACGTTTACAAACCCAAAATCGTTATACACATATTTCTCTTTAATGGTAGATTTATACGATGCAGGAAAGAAGCAACCAGCAGAATTGTTTAACAAATATGATGATGTTGTAGAAAAAGTAGAAAGCGAAGTAAGTAACTACTCAGAGAAGTTAAACAAGCTTATCGAAAAAGAAGATGCAGGAACAGCGTTAACATCAAGAGACAAGTCTTATAAAAGATATTATGAGAGTTACCTTTTAAATTATGATAAAATTTTAGACGCTATTAATAGAAAATTAGGTGAAAGAGCCGATTGTGAAAACTTAATTCCACTTTATACTAAAGACTTTGATGCTAACAAGAACGATGCCGTTTGGTTACAAAGAGCCATGAGTATGATGTACCAAAAAGGTTGTACAGACGATGCATTATTTGTAAAAGTTGTTGAACAAAAAAACAGTATCGAGCCAGATGCTAATACAGCATTTTACGTAGGTATTCTTAAAGATAAAGCTGGTCAGTCTTCTGAAGCACTTAAATATTACGAGCAAGCATTAAGCCTAGAAACAGACGGCTTTAAAAAGGCAAAACTTTACAATAAAATTGCGATAAAGCTAAAAAGTAAAGGAAGTTACTCTAAAGCAAGAAACTATTTTAGAGAAGCACTAAAATTAAACCCTTCAAACGGAAGACCGCATTTATCAATTGCTGGAATGTATGCAAGTAGCGCTAATAGCTGTGGCGATTCAAGCTTTAATAAAAGAGCTGTATTTTGGTTAGCAGCATTAGAAGCAGAAAAAGCAGGACGTGTAGATCCAACATTAAAAAGTTCTGCAGCTCAAACAGCAGCAAACTATAGAGCAAAAGCACCTCAAAAATCGGATATCTTTAGTAAAGGTAACGCAGGTGAAACTATTAGAATTGGTTGCTGGATTGGAGCTAGTGTTACAGTACCACAAATATAA
- the lptC gene encoding LPS export ABC transporter periplasmic protein LptC: MVTAFAVTMFFSCKNNFEEVKKIGVSENEPIGIAENINLKYTDSGRVTANLRSPKMLDFTNREFAYNEFPEGITLYLFDEQNQKSTVISDYAIVYDKTGLVDMQGNVVLASATNDTLYADQLYYDQNKEWLFTNQAVTFKTGRDRINGTGFDSDVKFKQAQVLEIDGIITLDE; encoded by the coding sequence ATGGTCACAGCATTTGCTGTGACCATGTTTTTTTCATGCAAAAACAACTTCGAAGAGGTTAAAAAAATAGGTGTTTCGGAAAACGAGCCTATTGGTATCGCCGAAAATATTAATCTTAAATATACCGACTCTGGTAGAGTAACAGCAAATTTAAGGAGCCCTAAAATGCTAGATTTTACCAACAGAGAGTTTGCGTATAATGAATTTCCAGAAGGAATTACCTTGTATCTTTTTGATGAACAAAATCAAAAAAGTACTGTTATTTCAGATTATGCTATAGTTTACGATAAAACAGGACTAGTAGATATGCAAGGAAACGTTGTTTTAGCATCAGCAACAAACGACACCTTGTATGCAGACCAATTATATTACGACCAGAATAAAGAATGGTTGTTTACCAATCAAGCTGTAACCTTTAAAACAGGTAGAGACCGTATTAATGGCACAGGATTCGATTCCGATGTAAAATTTAAACAAGCGCAGGTTTTAGAAATAGATGGCATCATCACACTTGATGAATAA
- a CDS encoding hemolysin family protein, which yields MGTEVVIIIISLILSAFFSGMEIAYVSSNKIHIEIEKKQSGVLAKVLSKLTAKPSKFITTMLIGNNIALVVYGFFMGDLLVSWFQESLLPSNYAVVNYLFDELSLLSQTIISTLVILITAEFLPKVFFQIYANTLLKALALPAYVFYVLFSLVSQFVIWISDFILKHVFKTEGDQVQLAFSKVELGHYISEQMESVEEHDEVDNEIQIFQNALEFSDVKAREVMVPRTEIVAVDVNETPKQLNALFTETGFSKILVFKENVDDILGYIHSFELFKKPKTIKSIILPVEFVPETMLVKDILNVLIKKRKSMAVVLDEYGGTSGVMTVEDIVEELFGEIEDEHDTVALIEEVVGNAYKFSARLEVDYINETYKLELPEGENYETLGGLIVDHTEEIPKQNDIVLIEPFQFTILEVSNTKIDLVELKVLQED from the coding sequence ATGGGAACCGAAGTTGTAATTATAATCATTTCTTTAATTTTATCGGCGTTTTTTTCAGGTATGGAAATCGCCTATGTGTCTTCGAACAAGATTCATATTGAAATTGAGAAAAAACAGTCTGGGGTTCTCGCTAAAGTCTTATCTAAATTAACTGCTAAACCTTCAAAGTTTATTACAACCATGCTTATTGGTAATAATATAGCATTGGTGGTTTATGGGTTTTTTATGGGCGATTTGTTGGTAAGCTGGTTTCAAGAATCGTTACTTCCATCAAATTATGCTGTTGTAAACTATTTGTTTGATGAGTTAAGTTTACTCTCGCAAACCATAATATCAACTTTAGTTATTTTAATTACAGCCGAGTTTTTACCAAAGGTATTTTTTCAAATCTATGCCAATACCTTATTAAAAGCATTGGCCTTACCTGCGTATGTATTTTACGTGCTATTCTCACTCGTGTCGCAATTTGTTATTTGGATTTCAGATTTTATTTTAAAACACGTTTTTAAAACCGAAGGCGACCAAGTACAATTAGCCTTTTCAAAAGTAGAATTAGGCCATTATATAAGCGAGCAAATGGAATCGGTAGAAGAGCATGATGAAGTCGATAACGAAATACAGATTTTTCAAAATGCGTTAGAGTTTTCCGATGTAAAAGCACGCGAAGTTATGGTGCCAAGAACCGAAATTGTTGCGGTAGATGTAAACGAAACGCCTAAACAACTTAACGCTCTTTTTACCGAAACAGGCTTTTCTAAAATACTCGTTTTTAAAGAAAATGTAGACGATATTTTAGGGTACATTCATTCGTTCGAGTTGTTTAAAAAACCTAAAACAATTAAGTCTATAATTTTGCCAGTTGAGTTTGTTCCAGAGACCATGCTGGTAAAAGACATTTTAAATGTGCTTATAAAAAAGCGCAAAAGTATGGCTGTTGTTTTAGATGAATACGGCGGAACTTCAGGGGTTATGACGGTGGAAGATATTGTAGAAGAACTTTTTGGTGAAATTGAAGACGAACACGATACCGTAGCATTAATAGAAGAAGTTGTTGGCAATGCGTACAAGTTTTCGGCACGATTAGAAGTCGATTATATTAACGAAACCTATAAGTTAGAACTTCCCGAAGGCGAAAACTACGAAACCTTAGGCGGATTAATTGTAGATCATACAGAAGAAATTCCTAAACAAAACGACATAGTTCTTATAGAACCATTTCAATTTACTATTTTAGAAGTGTCTAATACCAAAATAGACTTAGTCGAACTCAAAGTTTTACAAGAAGACTAA
- a CDS encoding peptidylprolyl isomerase gives MAVLNNIRKRGLFLIIIIALALFSFVLADLFRNSDALMNKSQNVVATINGKDITRESFMQKVEAAQRQMGGNGTTTQAMNRVWNQELRQAVLQTQFEELGLSIETDEMKDLLRTSLANNPNFQNAAGLFDEAKMNEYIANLKATSDVAYQQWVDYENSIATNSLQQDYFNMVKAGMMGTVAEGELEYKLQNDKVDIKFVQVPYSAIPDSTVAVSKSEIKAYVQDHKKEFEVEETRDVRYVKFEEKASLEDENNIKKDLANLLNDSVEYNEVTKSNDTIKGFAHVTNNKSYINRHSDIKFQDRFQFKSEISKTIADSVYNLNVGDVYGPYKDAGYFKLTKVIETKNLPDSAQARHILIPFVGASSAGPEITQTETQAKATADSLLNELKNDLSKFETFVTEFSSDQGSVEKGGRYEYFSYNTMVPAFRDFVFENDKGELGVVKSPFGFHIIEVEGHKNEQKVLKLGTIAREIEPSEKTIDNVFMDVSKFEIALEDGDFETLAKDKEYVIRPVNGVKILDENIPGLSSQRPIVRWAFEEGTKVGDYKRFTVPGGYAVVQVVGKHDAGLMNAEEASVKVLPVLRKQKKAAQIRERVTATTLQDLASAESTSVRSSMAINMKNPTISGAGQEPLVVGQAFAMEEGETSNLIDGEKGVYMIEVTKKTPAADMDNYQGFSYQVEQQKVNSVNSTLYNALKDQAEIEDNRANTVQ, from the coding sequence ATGGCAGTTTTAAATAACATTAGAAAACGCGGACTATTTTTAATCATTATCATAGCATTAGCATTATTCTCATTTGTGTTAGCAGATTTGTTTAGAAATAGCGATGCCTTAATGAACAAATCCCAAAACGTTGTAGCTACCATAAACGGTAAAGATATTACTAGAGAAAGCTTTATGCAAAAGGTAGAAGCAGCCCAAAGACAAATGGGTGGAAACGGTACAACTACACAGGCAATGAATAGAGTGTGGAACCAAGAGCTAAGACAAGCCGTTTTACAAACTCAGTTTGAAGAGTTAGGATTAAGCATTGAGACAGATGAAATGAAAGACTTGCTAAGAACAAGTTTAGCAAACAATCCAAACTTTCAAAATGCCGCAGGACTTTTTGATGAGGCTAAAATGAACGAATATATTGCCAATTTAAAAGCCACTTCAGATGTAGCTTACCAACAATGGGTAGATTACGAAAACAGCATAGCAACAAACTCGTTACAGCAAGATTACTTCAATATGGTAAAAGCTGGAATGATGGGAACTGTTGCCGAAGGAGAATTAGAGTACAAACTTCAAAACGATAAAGTGGATATTAAATTTGTACAAGTACCTTACAGCGCTATTCCAGACAGTACAGTAGCCGTATCAAAATCTGAAATTAAAGCTTACGTACAAGATCATAAAAAAGAGTTTGAGGTTGAAGAAACAAGAGATGTACGTTACGTAAAATTTGAAGAAAAAGCATCTTTAGAAGATGAAAATAACATTAAAAAAGACCTTGCAAACCTTTTAAATGATAGCGTAGAATACAACGAAGTAACAAAAAGCAACGATACCATTAAAGGCTTTGCACATGTAACTAACAACAAATCTTACATTAACAGACACTCTGATATTAAATTTCAAGATCGTTTTCAGTTTAAATCAGAAATTTCTAAAACAATTGCCGATAGCGTTTATAACTTAAACGTAGGTGATGTTTACGGACCTTATAAAGACGCTGGTTATTTCAAATTAACAAAAGTAATTGAAACTAAAAACTTACCAGATTCTGCACAAGCAAGACATATTTTAATTCCTTTTGTAGGCGCATCTAGTGCTGGACCAGAAATAACACAAACAGAAACTCAAGCGAAAGCCACAGCAGACAGCCTATTAAACGAGTTGAAAAACGATTTATCTAAATTTGAAACTTTTGTAACTGAATTTTCTTCAGATCAAGGAAGTGTGGAAAAAGGAGGTAGATACGAGTACTTTAGCTACAATACCATGGTGCCAGCGTTTAGAGACTTTGTTTTTGAAAATGACAAAGGTGAATTAGGCGTTGTAAAATCACCATTTGGTTTCCATATTATCGAGGTAGAAGGACATAAAAACGAGCAAAAAGTACTTAAGTTAGGAACTATTGCCAGAGAAATTGAGCCTTCAGAAAAGACTATTGATAATGTATTTATGGATGTATCTAAATTTGAAATAGCCTTAGAAGATGGTGATTTTGAAACATTAGCTAAAGATAAAGAATACGTTATACGTCCAGTTAACGGAGTAAAAATTCTAGATGAAAATATTCCTGGATTATCAAGCCAAAGACCAATAGTGCGTTGGGCTTTTGAAGAAGGAACAAAAGTAGGCGATTATAAACGTTTTACAGTTCCTGGAGGTTATGCTGTTGTACAAGTTGTTGGTAAGCACGACGCTGGTTTAATGAATGCTGAAGAAGCTTCTGTAAAAGTATTACCAGTTTTAAGAAAACAGAAAAAAGCAGCACAAATAAGAGAACGCGTTACAGCAACTACATTACAAGATTTAGCATCGGCTGAAAGTACTTCTGTAAGATCTTCAATGGCAATTAACATGAAAAACCCAACCATATCTGGTGCAGGACAAGAGCCATTAGTAGTTGGACAAGCGTTTGCAATGGAAGAAGGTGAAACATCAAACTTAATTGATGGTGAAAAAGGTGTTTACATGATAGAGGTGACTAAGAAAACTCCTGCAGCCGATATGGATAACTACCAAGGATTCTCTTATCAAGTAGAGCAGCAAAAAGTAAACTCTGTAAACTCAACGTTATATAACGCTTTAAAAGATCAAGCAGAGATTGAAGATAATAGAGCGAACACAGTTCAGTAA
- a CDS encoding GYDIA family GHMP kinase has translation MKTFHSQGKLLLTAEYLVLDGAKALALPTRFGQSLQVNNSKATNVISWKSFDNNNTLWYENTFRLANGKVKASNKDETTTWLLLLLNEAKILNPDFLITGHRVESHLTFPRDWGLGSSSTLINNIAQWANVDPFLLSEATFGGSGYDIACASAKTPITYQLFCNPHKSINERAISPINFNPSFKNHLYFVHLNKKQNSRDGIKHYRAKDFNKNDVISKVNNLTNEIISATNISLFNECVEKHEALIGTILNETPIKERLFPDFNGAIKSLGAWGGDFILVSYLTDPTPYFSEKGYHTIIPYNNIIL, from the coding sequence ATGAAAACATTTCATAGTCAAGGAAAACTCTTATTAACTGCCGAATATTTGGTATTAGATGGCGCCAAAGCTTTGGCTTTACCAACACGTTTTGGGCAATCTCTTCAGGTTAACAATAGTAAAGCTACAAATGTTATTTCATGGAAAAGTTTTGATAACAACAATACGCTTTGGTACGAAAACACATTTCGGTTAGCTAATGGAAAAGTTAAAGCTTCCAATAAAGATGAAACTACAACATGGTTGCTTTTACTATTAAACGAAGCTAAAATATTGAATCCTGATTTTTTAATCACAGGACATCGTGTAGAAAGTCACCTAACATTTCCTCGCGATTGGGGCTTAGGGTCTTCGTCTACTCTAATTAATAATATAGCGCAATGGGCTAATGTTGATCCTTTTTTACTTTCCGAGGCAACTTTTGGAGGAAGCGGTTACGATATTGCATGTGCTAGTGCTAAAACACCAATTACATATCAGTTATTTTGTAATCCCCATAAAAGTATAAATGAGCGAGCGATTTCACCTATAAACTTTAATCCAAGTTTTAAGAATCACCTGTATTTTGTTCATCTTAATAAAAAGCAGAATAGCCGTGATGGCATTAAACATTACAGAGCTAAAGACTTTAATAAAAATGACGTTATATCCAAAGTTAATAACCTAACCAATGAAATAATTTCAGCTACAAATATTTCGTTATTTAACGAATGTGTCGAGAAACATGAAGCGCTTATTGGCACTATTTTAAATGAAACCCCTATTAAAGAAAGGCTTTTTCCAGACTTTAATGGTGCGATTAAAAGTCTTGGGGCTTGGGGCGGCGATTTTATTTTAGTATCGTATTTAACAGATCCAACACCCTATTTTTCTGAGAAAGGGTACCATACTATTATTCCTTACAATAATATAATTCTATAA
- a CDS encoding hydroxymethylglutaryl-CoA reductase, degradative has protein sequence MNKSISGFSRLSKSEKIDWIVDTYFSHNENAKNIIKQYWNTNEKLQKLHDEFIENTITNYYLPLGVAPNFLINGKVHTIPMAIEESSVVAAASKAAKFWFDRGGFKAEVISTIKIGQVHFNYHGNKTTLHQFFNTVKPKLLNATKHITKNMQKRGGGILDIELRDKTADIDGYFQLHVTFETLDAMGANFINSCLEEFAKTFKEQALTFADFNDDEKHIEIIMSILSNYVPECLVKAEVSCPIEKLTENNDINPEEFANKFVQAVNIAEVEPYRAVTHNKGIMNGIDAVVLATGNDFRAVEAGVHAYAAKDGQYKSLTHAKIDNGQFTFWIEIPLALGTVGGLTSLHPLVKLSLELLHKPSAKDLMQIVAVAGLAQNFAALRSLTTTGIQEGHMKMHLMNILNQFEATENEKKQLIQYFKNHTVTHSAVVDAIEKIRS, from the coding sequence ATGAACAAATCAATATCGGGTTTCTCAAGGTTATCTAAATCTGAAAAAATAGATTGGATTGTCGACACCTATTTTAGCCACAATGAAAATGCTAAAAACATTATTAAACAATATTGGAACACTAACGAAAAACTACAAAAACTTCACGACGAGTTTATAGAAAACACCATTACAAATTATTACTTACCGCTTGGTGTTGCTCCTAACTTTTTAATCAATGGAAAAGTTCATACTATCCCTATGGCTATTGAGGAAAGTTCGGTTGTTGCTGCAGCTAGTAAAGCGGCTAAGTTTTGGTTTGATCGTGGTGGTTTTAAAGCAGAAGTTATTTCTACCATAAAAATTGGTCAAGTTCATTTTAATTATCACGGCAACAAAACGACACTACATCAATTTTTCAATACTGTAAAACCAAAATTACTAAATGCTACCAAACACATTACCAAAAACATGCAAAAACGTGGCGGTGGTATTTTAGATATTGAATTACGTGATAAAACAGCCGATATTGATGGCTATTTTCAATTACATGTCACCTTTGAAACATTGGATGCCATGGGCGCAAATTTTATTAACTCTTGTTTAGAAGAGTTTGCCAAAACCTTTAAAGAACAAGCACTAACCTTTGCTGATTTTAATGATGATGAAAAGCACATTGAAATTATTATGAGCATACTATCAAACTATGTCCCAGAATGTTTAGTTAAGGCCGAAGTTAGTTGTCCTATTGAAAAACTCACCGAAAATAATGATATAAATCCTGAAGAATTTGCCAACAAGTTTGTTCAAGCTGTAAACATTGCCGAAGTAGAACCGTATCGTGCTGTAACACACAATAAAGGTATTATGAACGGTATTGATGCTGTTGTACTAGCCACAGGTAATGATTTTAGGGCTGTTGAGGCTGGCGTTCATGCTTACGCTGCCAAAGACGGACAATACAAAAGTTTAACACATGCCAAAATAGACAATGGACAATTCACGTTTTGGATTGAAATACCTTTAGCTTTAGGTACTGTAGGTGGTTTAACCAGTTTACATCCGTTAGTTAAATTATCTTTAGAGTTGTTACACAAACCTTCTGCTAAAGATCTTATGCAAATTGTAGCTGTTGCCGGTTTAGCTCAAAATTTTGCGGCTCTTCGTTCGTTAACAACAACAGGTATTCAAGAAGGCCACATGAAAATGCATTTAATGAATATCCTCAATCAATTTGAAGCTACCGAAAACGAAAAAAAACAACTTATTCAGTATTTTAAAAACCACACGGTAACCCATAGTGCTGTTGTAGACGCTATTGAAAAAATTCGTTCTTAA